One Thiocapsa sp. genomic window carries:
- a CDS encoding SulP family inorganic anion transporter, with product MFARFFPFLAWVGELRHPRTLRADLIAGITVALVLVPQSMAYAQLAGLPVQYGLYAAFLPPIVAALFGSSRQLSTGPVAVVSLMTAAAIGPLVATNPEGYVAYAVLLAFMVGIFQLMLGLLRLGVLVDFLSHPVVVGFTNAGALIIATSQIGKLFGVSVSGFEHHYETVWYTVQAAMTQTHLPTLWMGLLAIVVLFGLRSVAPKAPSVLIAVAATTLLAYFTGFQEAGGRVVGEIPVGLPGMTLPSLDWPVMVSLITAAVTIALIGFMEAMSIAKVMAARSRQRLDANQELVGQGLSNIVSGAFSGYPVSGSFSRSAVNFNAGAVTGFASVVAGLAVAAALLWLTPLLYHLPQATLAAVIIMAVVSLFKIAPIIHAWKAEPTDGVVAVVTFGLTLLFAPHLDQGILAGVGLSLILFLFRTMRPRFAVLSRYEDGTMRDIAVHHLPTSPKISIVRFDGSLYFANAGYFETRVLAVVADNPELEFIIVDGEGINQLDATGEEVLHHLAERLRERGIEILVARMKKQFMDTIRRTGLIHIMGEDHFFSRVTYALNYAWDRLGDRYDRTTCPLRSTAGI from the coding sequence TTGTTCGCTCGATTCTTCCCGTTTCTGGCCTGGGTCGGGGAGCTCCGGCATCCCCGGACGCTGCGGGCCGACCTGATCGCGGGGATCACGGTGGCCCTGGTCCTGGTGCCGCAGTCGATGGCCTACGCCCAGCTCGCCGGGTTGCCCGTGCAGTACGGGCTGTATGCGGCCTTTCTGCCGCCGATCGTGGCGGCGCTGTTCGGCTCTTCTCGGCAGCTCTCGACCGGGCCGGTCGCGGTCGTCTCCTTGATGACGGCCGCGGCGATCGGGCCGCTGGTCGCGACGAATCCCGAGGGCTATGTTGCCTATGCGGTCCTGCTCGCCTTCATGGTCGGGATCTTTCAATTGATGTTGGGGTTGCTTCGACTCGGCGTGCTGGTTGACTTTCTGTCGCATCCGGTGGTCGTCGGATTCACCAACGCCGGCGCGCTCATCATCGCCACCTCTCAAATCGGCAAGCTCTTCGGGGTCAGCGTGTCGGGCTTCGAGCACCATTACGAGACCGTCTGGTACACCGTGCAGGCGGCGATGACGCAGACCCACCTGCCGACGCTCTGGATGGGTCTGTTGGCCATTGTGGTCTTGTTCGGTTTGCGCTCGGTTGCGCCGAAGGCCCCCTCGGTCCTGATCGCGGTCGCGGCGACGACGCTCTTGGCCTATTTCACCGGCTTCCAGGAGGCGGGCGGACGCGTGGTCGGCGAGATTCCGGTCGGGCTGCCCGGGATGACGCTGCCGTCGCTGGATTGGCCGGTGATGGTCAGTCTCATCACGGCCGCCGTGACGATCGCTCTGATCGGCTTCATGGAGGCCATGTCCATCGCCAAGGTCATGGCGGCACGCAGCCGCCAGCGTCTGGACGCCAATCAGGAGCTGGTGGGGCAGGGGCTGTCCAATATCGTCTCCGGTGCCTTTTCAGGCTATCCGGTGTCCGGCTCCTTCTCGCGCTCGGCGGTCAATTTCAACGCCGGGGCGGTCACGGGCTTTGCATCCGTGGTGGCCGGGCTGGCGGTTGCCGCTGCACTGCTTTGGCTGACCCCGCTGCTGTATCACCTGCCGCAGGCGACCCTGGCCGCGGTCATCATCATGGCCGTCGTGAGCCTCTTCAAGATCGCGCCGATCATTCATGCCTGGAAGGCCGAGCCCACCGACGGCGTGGTTGCCGTGGTGACCTTCGGGTTGACCCTGTTGTTTGCTCCGCACCTCGACCAGGGCATCCTGGCCGGAGTCGGCCTCTCGCTCATCCTCTTTCTGTTCCGGACCATGCGCCCGCGTTTTGCGGTCCTGTCGCGGTACGAGGACGGGACCATGCGCGACATCGCCGTGCATCATCTGCCGACCAGTCCCAAGATCTCGATCGTGCGTTTCGACGGCTCGCTCTATTTCGCCAACGCAGGCTATTTCGAGACCCGGGTCTTGGCGGTGGTCGCCGACAACCCGGAGCTGGAATTCATCATCGTCGACGGTGAGGGGATCAACCAGCTCGATGCGACCGGCGAAGAGGTGCTGCATCACTTGGCCGAGCGACTCCGCGAACGGGGGATCGAGATCCTGGTGGCACGGATGAAGAAGCAGTTCATGGATACCATTCGGCGCACCGGTCTGATCCATATCATGGGCGAGGATCACTTCTTCTCGCGCGTGACCTATGCCTTGAACTACGCCTGGGACCGGCTCGGCGACCGGTACGACCGAACGACCTGCCCGCTGCGCAGTACGGCGGGGATTTGA
- a CDS encoding DUF2058 domain-containing protein has product MGNSLQDQLLKTGLVDEQKLKQARTSKHKKTKQHAGPRSTAVDNEARLAAERARREKLERDRELNLRRQEEATLRAAENEIRQLVHTHRVVRDRGDLAFNFTDGTTLKRIYVNKEQHAKLVAGSLAVVRQDAFYEVVPAEIAVRVAARDASLVLVHNKAAEEKDADDPYADYQVPDDLIW; this is encoded by the coding sequence GTGGGCAACTCGTTGCAGGACCAATTGCTCAAGACCGGCTTGGTCGACGAGCAGAAGCTCAAGCAGGCACGTACCAGCAAGCACAAGAAGACCAAGCAGCACGCCGGTCCGCGCAGTACGGCCGTCGACAACGAGGCCCGGCTGGCCGCCGAGCGTGCCCGGCGCGAGAAGCTCGAGCGCGACCGCGAGCTCAATCTGCGACGTCAGGAAGAGGCGACCTTGCGTGCCGCGGAGAACGAGATTCGCCAGCTCGTGCATACCCATCGGGTGGTGCGCGATCGCGGCGATCTGGCGTTCAATTTCACCGACGGCACGACGCTCAAGCGCATCTATGTCAACAAGGAGCAGCACGCGAAGCTGGTCGCGGGAAGCCTGGCCGTCGTCCGACAGGATGCCTTCTACGAGGTCGTGCCCGCGGAGATCGCCGTGCGGGTGGCGGCGCGCGATGCGAGCCTGGTCTTGGTCCACAACAAGGCCGCCGAGGAGAAGGACGCGGATGATCCATACGCCGACTATCAGGTTCCGGACGACCTCATCTGGTAA
- a CDS encoding NYN domain-containing protein gives MSDIANLKLAVLIDADNAQASIVEGLLAEVAKYGTAHVKRIYGDWTLPNLGSWKDTLLRHSIQPMQQFRYTKGKNATDGAMMIDAMDLLYSRNFDGFCIVSSDSDFTRLASRLRESGMTVYGFGEQKTPEPFVAACDKFVFTEVLREGAGGDSTTRKSGKDLQRDAKLVNLLRAALDGAADDTGWAELGAVGSAIAKRSPEFDSRNYGYAKLSGLLKAIQLFDIEERQVGRGPHKALFVRDQKSPA, from the coding sequence ATGTCCGACATCGCCAACCTCAAGCTCGCCGTGCTCATCGATGCCGACAACGCCCAAGCGAGCATCGTCGAGGGGCTACTCGCCGAGGTCGCCAAATACGGCACGGCCCACGTGAAGCGCATCTACGGGGATTGGACCCTGCCCAATCTGGGGTCCTGGAAGGACACCCTGCTGCGGCACTCGATCCAGCCCATGCAGCAGTTTCGCTACACCAAGGGCAAGAACGCGACCGACGGGGCCATGATGATCGATGCCATGGATCTGCTGTACTCGCGCAACTTCGACGGCTTCTGCATCGTCTCGAGCGACAGCGACTTCACTCGCCTGGCGTCGCGTCTGCGCGAGTCCGGCATGACGGTGTACGGTTTCGGCGAGCAGAAAACCCCGGAGCCCTTCGTCGCGGCCTGCGACAAGTTCGTCTTCACCGAGGTGCTGCGCGAGGGTGCGGGCGGCGACTCGACGACGCGCAAGAGCGGCAAGGATCTGCAGCGCGACGCCAAATTGGTCAACCTGCTGCGTGCCGCACTGGACGGGGCCGCGGACGACACCGGTTGGGCCGAGCTCGGCGCCGTCGGCTCGGCGATCGCCAAGCGCAGCCCCGAGTTCGACTCGCGCAACTACGGTTATGCCAAGCTCAGCGGACTGCTCAAGGCGATCCAGCTCTTCGACATCGAAGAGCGACAGGTCGGGCGCGGGCCGCACAAGGCGCTGTTCGTGCGGGATCAGAAGTCGCCGGCTTAA
- a CDS encoding TatD family hydrolase — translation MIDTHCHLDVAEFDPDRGAVLARARAAGVAAIVVPAIHAQGWDGLLTLCASAEDLYPALGLHPVYLDRHGAADLDGLERAIAEHRPLAVGEIGLDYFLPELDRAGQQALLEAQLSIARSADLPVLLHVRKAHDEVLATLRRARVKGGIAHAFNGSLLQAQQYLDLGFRLGFGGMLTFTRSSRLRRLAAELPGEAIVLETDAPDMTVAAHRGERNSPEYLPDVLQALAQIRGESPAALAASTTLNACDALGLAIDGACGRSTS, via the coding sequence ATGATCGATACACACTGTCACTTGGATGTTGCCGAGTTCGATCCCGATCGAGGGGCGGTGTTGGCCCGGGCGCGCGCGGCGGGCGTGGCCGCTATCGTGGTTCCGGCGATCCATGCGCAGGGTTGGGACGGTCTGCTGACGCTCTGTGCCTCGGCGGAGGATCTCTACCCGGCGCTGGGTCTGCATCCGGTCTATCTCGATCGACATGGTGCGGCCGATCTCGATGGGCTGGAGCGGGCGATCGCCGAGCATCGCCCGCTGGCGGTCGGCGAGATCGGTCTGGACTATTTTCTGCCCGAGCTGGATCGGGCGGGTCAGCAGGCGCTGCTCGAGGCGCAGTTGTCGATCGCCAGGTCCGCGGATTTGCCGGTTCTTCTGCATGTGCGCAAGGCGCATGACGAGGTCTTGGCGACCCTGCGGCGTGCGCGGGTGAAGGGCGGCATCGCGCATGCCTTCAACGGCAGCCTCCTGCAGGCGCAGCAGTATCTGGATCTGGGGTTCCGGCTCGGCTTCGGGGGGATGTTGACCTTCACGCGCTCCTCGCGTCTGCGCCGTCTGGCGGCCGAGCTGCCGGGCGAGGCGATCGTGCTCGAGACGGATGCGCCGGACATGACGGTTGCTGCGCATCGGGGCGAGCGCAACAGTCCGGAGTATCTCCCGGATGTCCTGCAGGCGCTCGCGCAGATTCGCGGCGAATCGCCCGCCGCGCTGGCGGCCTCGACCACGCTCAACGCGTGCGATGCCTTGGGGCTTGCGATCGATGGCGCTTGCGGTCGATCGACGTCCTAA